A region of Vicugna pacos chromosome 7, VicPac4, whole genome shotgun sequence DNA encodes the following proteins:
- the SCRN1 gene encoding secernin-1 isoform X1, which yields MNLMAVAPPSYCFVAFPPRAKDGQVVFGKNSARPRDEVQEVVYFSAADHDPESKVECTYISIDQVPRTHAIVISRPAWLWGAEMGANEHGVCIANEAINAREPASETEALLGMDLVRLGLERGTTAKEALDVIVALLEEHGQGGNYYEDANSCHSFQSAFLIVDCEEAWVLETVGKYWAAEKMTEGVKCICNQLSLTTKIDAEHPELRSYAQSQGWWTGEDEFNFSEVFSPADGHLACCSGKDSLEKQEEIITVQTMIDILRDKASGICVDSESFLTTASIVSVLPQNRSSPCIHYFTGTPDPSRSIFKPFIFVEDVKLVPKAQSPCFGDDDPAKKEPRFQEKADRRHELYKAHEWARAVLESDEEQGQKLRKTMLELEKQGLEAMEEILTSSEPLDPTEVGDLFYDCVDTEIKFFK from the exons ATGAATTT GATGGCTGTAGCTCCTCCAAGTTACTGTTTCGTGGCCTTCCCGCCACGTGCGAAGGACGGTCAGGTGGTATTTGGGAAGAATTCAGCTCGGCCCCGGGATGAAGTACAGGAGGTTGTGTATTTCTCAGCTGCTGATCACGACCCCGAGAGCAAGGTGGAG TGCACTTACATTTCAATCGACCAAGTTCCCAGGACCCATGCCATTGTGATCAGCAGACCTGCCTGGCTTTGGGGGGCAGAAATGGGAGCCAATGAACACGGAGTATGCATCGCCAACGAAGCCATCAATGCCAGAGAGCCAGCCAGTGAGACGGAAGCCTTACTAGGGATGGATCTGGTCAG GCTTGGTTTAGAGAGAGGGACAACAGCTAAAGAAGCCTTAGATGTCATCGTCGCCTTGTTGGAAGAACACGGACAAGGTGGGAATTATTATGAAGATGCAAACTCCTGCCACAGCTTCCAAAGTGCATTTCTGATTGTGGATTGTGAGGAGGCCTGGGTGCTTGAGACCGTGGGGAAGTACTGGGCTGCAGAGAAAATGACAG AGGGAGTAAAGTGCATTTGCAATCAGCTTTCTCTCACGACTAAGATCGACGCAGAGCATCCTGAACTCAGGAGTTACGCGCAGAGTCAAGGTTGGTGGACAGGAGAGGACGAGTTCaatttttctgaagttttttCTCCAGCTGATGGCCATCTAGCCTGCTGTTCAGGCAAAGACAGCTTAGAAAAGCAAGAAG aaatcaTCACTGTGCAGACTATGATTGACATCTTGCGGGACAAAGCCAGCGGGATCTGTGTTGACTCCGAGTCTTTCCTGACCACGGCCAGCATAGTGTCTGTCCTGCCTCAGAACAGAAGCTCGCCATGCATTCACTACTTCACGGGGACCCCAGATCCTTCCAG GTCCATATTCAAGCCTTTCATCTTTGTCGAGGATGTAAAACTTGTCCCCAAAGCACAGTCTCCCTGTTTTGGGGACGATGACCCTGCCAAGAAGGAGCCTCGGTTCCAGGAGAAGGCGGACCGCCGGCACGAGCTGTACAAGGCCCACGAGTGGGCGCGCGCCGTCCTGGAGAGCGACGAG GAGCAAGGCCAGAAGCTGAGGAAGACGATGCTGGAACTGGAGAAGCAAGGCCTGGAAGCCATGGAAGAAATCCTGACCAGCTCCGAACCCCTGGACCCCACTGAAGTGGGGGATCTCTTCTATGACTGTGTTGACACGGAGATTAAGTtctttaagtga
- the SCRN1 gene encoding secernin-1 isoform X3: protein MNLMAVAPPSYCFVAFPPRAKDGQVVFGKNSARPRDEVQEVVYFSAADHDPESKVECTYISIDQVPRTHAIVISRPAWLWGAEMGANEHGVCIANEAINAREPASETEALLGMDLVRLGLERGTTAKEALDVIVALLEEHGQGGNYYEDANSCHSFQSAFLIVDCEEAWVLETVGKYWAAEKMTEGVKCICNQLSLTTKIDAEHPELRSYAQSQEIITVQTMIDILRDKASGICVDSESFLTTASIVSVLPQNRSSPCIHYFTGTPDPSRSIFKPFIFVEDVKLVPKAQSPCFGDDDPAKKEPRFQEKADRRHELYKAHEWARAVLESDEEQGQKLRKTMLELEKQGLEAMEEILTSSEPLDPTEVGDLFYDCVDTEIKFFK, encoded by the exons ATGAATTT GATGGCTGTAGCTCCTCCAAGTTACTGTTTCGTGGCCTTCCCGCCACGTGCGAAGGACGGTCAGGTGGTATTTGGGAAGAATTCAGCTCGGCCCCGGGATGAAGTACAGGAGGTTGTGTATTTCTCAGCTGCTGATCACGACCCCGAGAGCAAGGTGGAG TGCACTTACATTTCAATCGACCAAGTTCCCAGGACCCATGCCATTGTGATCAGCAGACCTGCCTGGCTTTGGGGGGCAGAAATGGGAGCCAATGAACACGGAGTATGCATCGCCAACGAAGCCATCAATGCCAGAGAGCCAGCCAGTGAGACGGAAGCCTTACTAGGGATGGATCTGGTCAG GCTTGGTTTAGAGAGAGGGACAACAGCTAAAGAAGCCTTAGATGTCATCGTCGCCTTGTTGGAAGAACACGGACAAGGTGGGAATTATTATGAAGATGCAAACTCCTGCCACAGCTTCCAAAGTGCATTTCTGATTGTGGATTGTGAGGAGGCCTGGGTGCTTGAGACCGTGGGGAAGTACTGGGCTGCAGAGAAAATGACAG AGGGAGTAAAGTGCATTTGCAATCAGCTTTCTCTCACGACTAAGATCGACGCAGAGCATCCTGAACTCAGGAGTTACGCGCAGAGTCAAG aaatcaTCACTGTGCAGACTATGATTGACATCTTGCGGGACAAAGCCAGCGGGATCTGTGTTGACTCCGAGTCTTTCCTGACCACGGCCAGCATAGTGTCTGTCCTGCCTCAGAACAGAAGCTCGCCATGCATTCACTACTTCACGGGGACCCCAGATCCTTCCAG GTCCATATTCAAGCCTTTCATCTTTGTCGAGGATGTAAAACTTGTCCCCAAAGCACAGTCTCCCTGTTTTGGGGACGATGACCCTGCCAAGAAGGAGCCTCGGTTCCAGGAGAAGGCGGACCGCCGGCACGAGCTGTACAAGGCCCACGAGTGGGCGCGCGCCGTCCTGGAGAGCGACGAG GAGCAAGGCCAGAAGCTGAGGAAGACGATGCTGGAACTGGAGAAGCAAGGCCTGGAAGCCATGGAAGAAATCCTGACCAGCTCCGAACCCCTGGACCCCACTGAAGTGGGGGATCTCTTCTATGACTGTGTTGACACGGAGATTAAGTtctttaagtga
- the SCRN1 gene encoding secernin-1 isoform X2: MAVAPPSYCFVAFPPRAKDGQVVFGKNSARPRDEVQEVVYFSAADHDPESKVECTYISIDQVPRTHAIVISRPAWLWGAEMGANEHGVCIANEAINAREPASETEALLGMDLVRLGLERGTTAKEALDVIVALLEEHGQGGNYYEDANSCHSFQSAFLIVDCEEAWVLETVGKYWAAEKMTEGVKCICNQLSLTTKIDAEHPELRSYAQSQGWWTGEDEFNFSEVFSPADGHLACCSGKDSLEKQEEIITVQTMIDILRDKASGICVDSESFLTTASIVSVLPQNRSSPCIHYFTGTPDPSRSIFKPFIFVEDVKLVPKAQSPCFGDDDPAKKEPRFQEKADRRHELYKAHEWARAVLESDEEQGQKLRKTMLELEKQGLEAMEEILTSSEPLDPTEVGDLFYDCVDTEIKFFK, encoded by the exons ATGGCTGTAGCTCCTCCAAGTTACTGTTTCGTGGCCTTCCCGCCACGTGCGAAGGACGGTCAGGTGGTATTTGGGAAGAATTCAGCTCGGCCCCGGGATGAAGTACAGGAGGTTGTGTATTTCTCAGCTGCTGATCACGACCCCGAGAGCAAGGTGGAG TGCACTTACATTTCAATCGACCAAGTTCCCAGGACCCATGCCATTGTGATCAGCAGACCTGCCTGGCTTTGGGGGGCAGAAATGGGAGCCAATGAACACGGAGTATGCATCGCCAACGAAGCCATCAATGCCAGAGAGCCAGCCAGTGAGACGGAAGCCTTACTAGGGATGGATCTGGTCAG GCTTGGTTTAGAGAGAGGGACAACAGCTAAAGAAGCCTTAGATGTCATCGTCGCCTTGTTGGAAGAACACGGACAAGGTGGGAATTATTATGAAGATGCAAACTCCTGCCACAGCTTCCAAAGTGCATTTCTGATTGTGGATTGTGAGGAGGCCTGGGTGCTTGAGACCGTGGGGAAGTACTGGGCTGCAGAGAAAATGACAG AGGGAGTAAAGTGCATTTGCAATCAGCTTTCTCTCACGACTAAGATCGACGCAGAGCATCCTGAACTCAGGAGTTACGCGCAGAGTCAAGGTTGGTGGACAGGAGAGGACGAGTTCaatttttctgaagttttttCTCCAGCTGATGGCCATCTAGCCTGCTGTTCAGGCAAAGACAGCTTAGAAAAGCAAGAAG aaatcaTCACTGTGCAGACTATGATTGACATCTTGCGGGACAAAGCCAGCGGGATCTGTGTTGACTCCGAGTCTTTCCTGACCACGGCCAGCATAGTGTCTGTCCTGCCTCAGAACAGAAGCTCGCCATGCATTCACTACTTCACGGGGACCCCAGATCCTTCCAG GTCCATATTCAAGCCTTTCATCTTTGTCGAGGATGTAAAACTTGTCCCCAAAGCACAGTCTCCCTGTTTTGGGGACGATGACCCTGCCAAGAAGGAGCCTCGGTTCCAGGAGAAGGCGGACCGCCGGCACGAGCTGTACAAGGCCCACGAGTGGGCGCGCGCCGTCCTGGAGAGCGACGAG GAGCAAGGCCAGAAGCTGAGGAAGACGATGCTGGAACTGGAGAAGCAAGGCCTGGAAGCCATGGAAGAAATCCTGACCAGCTCCGAACCCCTGGACCCCACTGAAGTGGGGGATCTCTTCTATGACTGTGTTGACACGGAGATTAAGTtctttaagtga